In Syntrophales bacterium, the following proteins share a genomic window:
- a CDS encoding glycosyltransferase — MEQPLVSIICITYNHEKYIIDALEGFLMQKDISPMEIIVHDDASTDGTTKIVEDFASKHPNLIKLITQRENQYSKGLKPIPLAIKHAKGKYIALCDGDDYWTDQYKLKKQVDFLENNPDYVITYHNAVIVDEEGNLLSDSKLEEHLKRDFSKDDLISGKMVLTLSMCFRNTIKDFPEEIHKVVNVDKFLTSLLGHYGKGKYMPEITEAVYRKHNNSIWSNLSKLQQIFINGNTRAWLSRYYRRINLPQWEDHFKKETIEHFKRVLKLSVSYNTTECEEVKRIFTDYRDIIDDEVDKTLRSIIAHHETKYNHELKNENKTEIHISPKVKDPISTGSKEEVITDTNKILKFGSLRALEKDELQINWVLTRKCNYSCSYCGSHNNKFPTSSTTDVKKVIEAIKPSKQGQDSNNYNWRRTDHRS, encoded by the coding sequence ATGGAACAACCTTTGGTTAGCATTATCTGCATTACATATAACCACGAGAAATACATAATTGATGCCCTAGAAGGATTCCTTATGCAGAAAGATATTTCGCCTATGGAAATTATAGTCCATGACGATGCATCAACAGACGGGACTACAAAGATTGTTGAAGATTTTGCGAGCAAACATCCAAACTTAATCAAACTAATAACCCAAAGAGAAAATCAGTATTCAAAGGGATTGAAACCCATTCCTCTAGCTATAAAACACGCTAAGGGCAAGTATATTGCGCTATGCGATGGAGACGACTATTGGACAGACCAATACAAGCTGAAGAAACAAGTCGATTTCCTGGAAAATAATCCCGACTACGTAATAACTTACCATAACGCTGTGATAGTAGATGAAGAGGGGAATCTTCTAAGCGATTCGAAGTTAGAAGAACATTTAAAAAGAGATTTCTCAAAGGATGACCTCATAAGCGGCAAAATGGTTCTAACACTGAGTATGTGCTTCCGAAACACTATCAAGGATTTTCCAGAAGAAATTCATAAAGTTGTAAATGTTGACAAATTCTTAACATCCCTTCTCGGCCATTACGGAAAAGGTAAATATATGCCAGAAATTACTGAAGCTGTATATCGAAAACACAATAACAGCATATGGTCCAATTTAAGCAAATTACAACAAATATTCATAAATGGAAACACAAGGGCATGGCTTTCTCGCTACTACCGTCGAATCAATCTCCCACAGTGGGAGGATCATTTTAAAAAAGAAACAATAGAACACTTCAAACGAGTACTAAAGTTATCTGTGTCATACAACACTACCGAATGCGAAGAAGTAAAAAGAATATTCACCGATTACCGTGACATAATCGACGATGAAGTGGATAAAACGCTCCGATCCATTATTGCCCACCATGAAACAAAATACAATCACGAGTTAAAAAACGAAAACAAAACGGAAATCCACATATCCCCAAAAGTTAAAGATCCCATATCAACCGGTTCAAAAGAAGAAGTTATAACGGACACAAATAAGATCCTAAAATTTGGAAGTCTAAGAGCGCTGGAAAAAGATGAACTACAAATTAATTGGGTATTGACTAGAAAATGCAATTACTCTTGTAGTTATTGTGGATCACACAACAACAAATTTCCCACTTCTTCCACAACTGATGTCAAAAAAGTTATTGAAGCAATCAAACCGTCTAAGCAGGGACAAGATTCGAATAACTATAACTGGAGGCGAACCGACCATAGATCCTAA